CCGTCGGGCATCTTGTCGAGGCACTGGCGCAGGATCTTGCAGCTCTCCATCAACTCGCGGATGCGCACGTAATAGCGGTCGTAGGAGTCCCCCAGGGTGCCGCGCTCGCCGCGCCCCACCGGCACCTCGAAGTCGAGCTCGGGATAGACCGAGTAGGGGATGTCGCGGCGGATGTCCCAGTGGACGCCGGAAGCCCGCAGGTTGGGACCCACCAGGTTGTACTGGAGCGCGTCCTCCTTGGAGATCACCGCGACGTTGGCCAGCCGCTCGATGAAGATCTTGTTGTACGACAGCAGCCGGTTGTACTCGTCGACGATGGGCTCGAAATGGTCCAGGAACGCGGTGATCCGCGCGCACGTCTCGGGCTTGATGTCGTAGCCGACGCCGCCGATCCGGAGGTAGTTGTAGGTGAGGCGAGCGCCGCAGATCTCCTCCATCAGGTCATTGATGCTCTCCCGCTCCCGGAGGGCATGCAGGAAGGGGGTGATGGCGCCGATGTCCTGCCCGAAGGTGCCCACCGCGATCAGGTGGCTGGCGACGCGGTTGAGCTCGCAGGCGATCACCCGGCAGTACTCGCCCCGGGGCGGCACCTCGACGTTGCCCAGCCGCTCCGCCGCCATGCAGAAGCCCTGGTTGGCGAACATGGCGGCGAGATAGTCGGCGCGGTCGGTGTAGGGGACATAGCCGTGCCACGTGCACTTCTCGCCGATCTTCTCGATGGAGCGGTGCAGGTAGCCGACGTCGGGGATGGCCTCGTTGATGACCTCGCCGTCGGTCTTGACCACGAACCGCAGCACGCCGTGGGTGCTCGGATGCTGCGGCCCCACGTTCAGGGTCATGTCTTCGGTGTGCAAGCCGGTGTGTTCGGCAACCTCAGCCATGATGTCCTTCCTTCGTCAACGACACGGACACGGACGGGTTTGAAACCCGCCCCTACAATTCGACCGCGGCACTCTGCCGCGACCCGTCTAGCGCATGTTCTCCGGAACCAGCGGCTCGCGTTCTGTGCTGATGCCGTCGTACTCTTCCTGCTCCACGAAGTCCTTGCGCAGGGGATAGCCCACCCAGTCCTCCGGCAGCAGGATACGGCGAAGGTCCGAGTGCCCTTCGAAGACGACTCCGAAGAGATCGAACACTTCCCGCTCGAACCAGTTGGCGACCTTCCAGACGTCCTCCACCGTCGCGATCCGGGCCGCGTCCCGGTCCACGTCGGCCTTGATCACAATCTGTTGCGGAGGCTCGTACGAGTACAGGTGGTAGACCACCTGGATGACGTTCTCGGTGGGGAGATCCACCGCCGTCAGGTCGGAAAGCACGCTGAACTTGAGCGCCCCGTCGTCCCGCAACGCCAGGCACACTTCCTTGAGGTTGGCCGCGTTGATCTTGAAGAACGGGTCCAGACACTCTTCGTCAAGGTCCGTGGCGGCCCCGGGGCAAAGCTCGTTCACGCGCTCGAATATCTCTTTTGCCGTCATGTCGTCGATACCTGCCTGGTGGCTGTCCGTCGCGAGACTAGTTCTTCACCCACTCCAGGTCGCCCTTGCACCAGTCGTAGATGAGGCCCAGGAACACGATGAGGGTGAAGACGGCGATGGCGCCGAACGCGAACAGTCCCGCGTCGTTCTGAAGCCAGTCGCGGAACACGACCGCCACCGGGAAGATGAAGGCAATCTCCACCTCGAAGATGATGAAGATCAGGGCGATGAAGTAGAACCGGACGTTGAAGTTGACCCACGCGCTCCCGGAGGCAGGCTCGCCGCACTCATAGGTGGAGAGCTTGCGGAGCTGTGGGTTGGAAGGCCGCAACAGGCGACCGATCAACAGGTTCACCCAGACGAAGGCCGCACCCAACAACGTGAATACCAGCACGCTGGCGAAGTCAAAAAGCATGGTTCCTCGGGTAAGATAAAGAAATCAATAACCTTTTGCAGTCGGTCCCTATATACACACAAAAGCCCTTGCCGGTCAACAAACCGGCCCCCGCGCCCCGCCGCCATCCTTACACTGCCCAACCATTCCTGTTACCTTATCCGGTGGCCGGCGTCGACCGGCAAGACACGGGAAAGATCAATCCGGGAGA
This region of Deltaproteobacteria bacterium genomic DNA includes:
- a CDS encoding NADH-quinone oxidoreductase subunit D (Catalyzes the transfer of electrons from NADH to quinone), with product MAEVAEHTGLHTEDMTLNVGPQHPSTHGVLRFVVKTDGEVINEAIPDVGYLHRSIEKIGEKCTWHGYVPYTDRADYLAAMFANQGFCMAAERLGNVEVPPRGEYCRVIACELNRVASHLIAVGTFGQDIGAITPFLHALRERESINDLMEEICGARLTYNYLRIGGVGYDIKPETCARITAFLDHFEPIVDEYNRLLSYNKIFIERLANVAVISKEDALQYNLVGPNLRASGVHWDIRRDIPYSVYPELDFEVPVGRGERGTLGDSYDRYYVRIRELMESCKILRQCLDKMPDGPAVAKVARKFKPPAGETYVRIEAPRGDMGYYVVSDGSEYPYRVRIRTGSFTAMSIIDKISPGIMVADLIALIASLDVDAPEIDR
- a CDS encoding NADH-quinone oxidoreductase subunit C, with the translated sequence MTAKEIFERVNELCPGAATDLDEECLDPFFKINAANLKEVCLALRDDGALKFSVLSDLTAVDLPTENVIQVVYHLYSYEPPQQIVIKADVDRDAARIATVEDVWKVANWFEREVFDLFGVVFEGHSDLRRILLPEDWVGYPLRKDFVEQEEYDGISTEREPLVPENMR
- a CDS encoding NADH-quinone oxidoreductase subunit A, encoding MLFDFASVLVFTLLGAAFVWVNLLIGRLLRPSNPQLRKLSTYECGEPASGSAWVNFNVRFYFIALIFIIFEVEIAFIFPVAVVFRDWLQNDAGLFAFGAIAVFTLIVFLGLIYDWCKGDLEWVKN